The following proteins are co-located in the Deltaproteobacteria bacterium genome:
- a CDS encoding zinc ribbon domain-containing protein, protein MPIFEFRCATCGRVFEEIILKEDEEVVCPQCQSRQTEKLISSSHFRTGGPIVAGSPSANAVTTRGTSPCSSCSGKSCSTCSH, encoded by the coding sequence ATGCCTATTTTTGAATTTCGATGTGCCACATGCGGTCGTGTCTTTGAAGAAATTATTCTCAAGGAAGATGAAGAGGTTGTCTGCCCTCAATGCCAGTCACGGCAGACGGAAAAACTCATCTCCAGCAGCCATTTCAGGACAGGAGGCCCCATTGTGGCCGGATCCCCCAGTGCCAACGCCGTGACCACCAGGGGCACCAGTCCCTGCTCCTCCTGTTCGGGCAAGAGTTGCTCGACCTGCAGTCATTAG
- a CDS encoding SIS domain-containing protein — protein sequence MQTRALEIIHGHLEAGEELRKRFFDQNAERIVQCARAIAVCLARGAKVLLCGNGGSAADSQHIAAEFVNRYRMERPPLPAIALTTDTSILTAIANDYSFDQVFVKQVQALGLPGDVLIGISTSGNSPNVNRAMNTAREAGILTIGLCGGNGGNMSGCCDHFLLVPIANTPVVQEIHICIGHLLCELTDYFLFEGISEIQSDIAALDGNDDVLAE from the coding sequence ATGCAGACCAGAGCCCTTGAGATCATTCACGGTCATCTCGAGGCAGGCGAAGAGCTTCGAAAACGGTTCTTCGACCAGAACGCCGAACGGATCGTCCAATGCGCCCGGGCCATTGCCGTTTGTCTGGCTCGAGGCGCCAAGGTTCTCCTCTGCGGTAACGGCGGAAGCGCTGCCGACAGCCAGCACATCGCGGCCGAGTTCGTCAATCGGTATCGGATGGAGCGTCCACCCCTGCCGGCCATCGCCCTGACCACTGACACATCCATTCTGACGGCCATAGCCAACGACTATTCCTTTGACCAGGTATTCGTAAAACAGGTCCAGGCCCTCGGACTGCCGGGAGACGTGCTGATCGGTATTTCCACCTCCGGAAACAGCCCCAACGTCAACCGGGCCATGAACACGGCCAGGGAAGCCGGTATTTTGACTATTGGACTCTGCGGCGGCAACGGGGGCAACATGTCCGGATGCTGCGATCATTTTTTGCTTGTCCCGATAGCCAACACCCCCGTGGTCCAGGAAATCCACATCTGCATCGGTCATCTGCTCTGCGAATTGACCGACTATTTTCTCTTCGAAGGAATCTCGGAAATTCAATCCGACATTGCCGCGCTTGACGGCAACGATGACGTTTTGGCCGAATGA
- a CDS encoding branched-chain amino acid ABC transporter permease — MRRLTVPTILLALIGVIVFMSHREYMDLYVQSVIMFMGVNIILSSSFNIVNGYMGEFACGHAGFMAVGAYVSSILNVWLFTDDKVFGAAVMSPELAVYLFPFVLLVGGAAAAVTGLLVAIPSFKTRDDYLAIITIAANFIIISTIINIDVIGGARGFMGMKKVIFAMGDSYDIPWIFLWVLIFTVGTVFIIRRYVTSTYGKGIIAIKQDEVAAEIMSVNTNKMKLVAFMLSSGLAGIAGGLFAHILGYINPNSFGILKSTECLVMVYLGGMGSLSGSVISAILFTLLMESFRFVIPWMDTVMHYAHLLPEGYELSQVWKWVIIPLILILLMQFRPEGIMGNRELSDVFPRLKRFYKFK; from the coding sequence ATGCGAAGATTAACCGTCCCCACGATTCTTTTAGCGCTGATAGGCGTGATCGTGTTCATGTCCCATCGGGAATACATGGACCTCTATGTTCAGTCCGTCATCATGTTCATGGGCGTGAACATCATCCTGTCCAGCAGTTTCAATATCGTGAACGGATACATGGGCGAGTTCGCCTGCGGGCACGCGGGCTTCATGGCAGTGGGCGCTTACGTCAGCTCCATCCTCAACGTCTGGCTCTTCACCGATGACAAGGTCTTCGGCGCCGCCGTGATGTCCCCGGAGTTGGCCGTGTACCTGTTCCCCTTTGTCTTGCTGGTGGGTGGAGCCGCCGCCGCCGTGACCGGACTGCTCGTAGCCATCCCCTCGTTCAAGACTCGTGACGACTACCTGGCCATCATCACCATCGCCGCCAACTTCATCATCATCAGCACCATCATCAATATCGACGTTATTGGTGGAGCCAGAGGCTTCATGGGCATGAAGAAAGTTATTTTTGCCATGGGCGACAGCTATGACATCCCATGGATCTTCCTCTGGGTCCTGATCTTTACTGTCGGCACGGTCTTCATCATCCGCCGCTACGTCACCTCGACCTACGGCAAGGGCATCATTGCCATCAAACAGGACGAAGTGGCCGCCGAGATCATGAGCGTCAACACCAACAAGATGAAATTGGTTGCCTTTATGCTCTCATCAGGCCTGGCCGGCATTGCCGGAGGGCTCTTTGCCCACATCCTCGGCTACATCAACCCCAACTCCTTCGGCATCCTCAAATCCACAGAGTGCCTGGTTATGGTCTATCTGGGCGGCATGGGCTCGCTCAGTGGCTCGGTCATCTCGGCGATCCTCTTCACCTTGCTCATGGAGTCTTTCCGCTTCGTAATTCCTTGGATGGACACCGTGATGCACTATGCCCACCTGCTCCCCGAAGGGTACGAACTGAGCCAAGTCTGGAAATGGGTCATCATCCCGCTTATCCTCATCCTGCTCATGCAGTTCAGGCCAGAGGGCATCATGGGAAATAGGGAGCTGTCCGACGTCTTCCCGAGGCTCAAGCGTTTCTATAAATTCAAGTAA
- a CDS encoding branched-chain amino acid ABC transporter permease has translation MQNLFNAFQWGSFYSLIALGYTLVYGVLRLINFAHGDIFMVGAYISFFIATAILGMALPLPGWVILAMIIPLTMILTAFVGVSIERIAYRPLRRKGAHRLYVVITALMCGLVLENGNLALLGASRKSFPDIVDKVVYTVGNVSMTNLKIGVVFAAILVFVILQLIITRTRIGMAMRAISYDKFAVPLMGIPIDTVIVFTFILGSSFAGLAGLLFAMSYPILDPYMGALIGWKAFIAAVVGGIGDIRGAFFGGFLLGFVEILVVAVFPSTFRELIAFSILMAILCIKPTGMFGVAGTTKI, from the coding sequence ATGCAGAACCTTTTCAACGCGTTTCAGTGGGGCAGTTTCTACTCCCTCATCGCGCTGGGTTACACGCTGGTGTACGGTGTGCTGCGGCTGATCAATTTCGCGCACGGCGATATTTTCATGGTCGGCGCCTACATCTCCTTTTTCATCGCCACGGCGATCCTGGGCATGGCCCTGCCCCTGCCCGGCTGGGTGATCCTGGCCATGATCATACCTCTGACCATGATCCTCACCGCCTTCGTCGGAGTTTCCATCGAACGTATCGCGTACCGCCCGCTGCGCCGCAAGGGCGCCCATCGGCTGTACGTCGTCATCACGGCTCTGATGTGCGGTTTGGTCCTGGAGAACGGCAACCTGGCCCTGCTTGGAGCCAGCCGTAAGAGTTTCCCCGACATTGTCGACAAGGTCGTCTACACCGTCGGCAACGTGAGCATGACCAACCTCAAAATCGGCGTTGTCTTCGCCGCGATCCTGGTTTTTGTTATTCTGCAGTTGATCATCACCCGGACCAGAATCGGCATGGCCATGCGCGCCATCTCCTATGACAAATTCGCGGTGCCACTCATGGGCATCCCCATTGACACGGTCATCGTCTTTACCTTCATTCTCGGCTCCTCCTTCGCCGGCCTGGCAGGACTGCTCTTTGCCATGTCCTATCCCATCCTCGACCCATACATGGGCGCTCTCATCGGCTGGAAAGCCTTTATTGCCGCCGTGGTCGGCGGGATTGGAGACATTCGCGGAGCATTCTTCGGCGGATTCCTCCTCGGATTCGTGGAAATCCTCGTTGTCGCGGTCTTTCCATCCACGTTCCGGGAACTCATCGCTTTCTCCATCCTGATGGCCATCCTGTGCATAAAGCCCACAGGCATGTTCGGCGTGGCCGGCACGACAAAGATCTAA
- a CDS encoding ABC transporter substrate-binding protein translates to MVLVVVALAFSGLCYAADTIKIGFNIPLTGDIPKVGEESKFAGEMLKEDINSAGGLEVGGKKYMLEFIYEDNESKAESAVSASLKLIERDNVLAIVGPNSSKQAVPAGQVADDNQTPMISPWSTNPDTTKDRPWVFRAAFLDPFQGPVAVDFAMEQFGAKTAAVLYALDNDYSKGLAEIFRDDFIAKNGAGSVKAFESYSSKDQDFSAQLTKILAAKPDFIFLPNNYNEVALIIKQAHDLGWKNPFMGADAWGNSELMPLCGDNCKGQFFSTHYAAAGATGATKVFIDRYKEKYGYEPADVAALTWDATRLVLQAIQNTGGLTGKVRADRKAIRDAMAAIPEFPGITGDMKFDEEGDPIKCAVVVQISEQGEFVFTKSVCP, encoded by the coding sequence ATGGTGCTGGTGGTCGTGGCCCTGGCCTTCAGCGGCCTGTGCTATGCGGCCGACACGATCAAGATCGGCTTCAACATCCCCCTGACCGGGGACATTCCCAAAGTGGGAGAGGAATCCAAGTTCGCCGGCGAAATGCTCAAGGAAGACATCAACTCCGCGGGTGGACTTGAAGTCGGCGGCAAGAAGTACATGCTCGAATTCATCTACGAGGACAATGAGTCCAAGGCCGAATCCGCCGTTTCCGCATCATTGAAACTCATTGAGCGCGACAACGTGCTGGCCATTGTCGGCCCGAACTCCAGCAAGCAGGCTGTTCCGGCTGGCCAGGTCGCCGACGACAACCAAACTCCAATGATTTCGCCCTGGTCCACCAACCCCGACACCACCAAGGATCGCCCCTGGGTTTTCCGCGCCGCTTTTCTTGATCCCTTCCAGGGACCCGTGGCCGTGGATTTTGCCATGGAGCAGTTCGGCGCCAAGACCGCGGCCGTGCTGTACGCTCTGGACAACGACTATTCCAAGGGCTTGGCTGAAATTTTCCGCGACGACTTCATCGCCAAGAATGGCGCGGGCAGCGTCAAGGCCTTTGAATCATACTCATCCAAAGACCAGGACTTCAGTGCCCAGCTGACCAAGATCCTGGCCGCCAAGCCCGATTTCATCTTCCTGCCCAACAACTACAACGAAGTGGCCCTGATCATCAAACAGGCCCACGACCTCGGCTGGAAGAACCCCTTCATGGGAGCTGATGCCTGGGGCAACTCCGAGCTAATGCCCCTGTGCGGCGACAACTGCAAGGGACAATTCTTCTCCACCCACTACGCCGCGGCCGGCGCCACCGGCGCCACCAAGGTATTTATCGACCGCTACAAGGAAAAATACGGCTATGAGCCCGCCGACGTAGCCGCCCTGACCTGGGATGCGACCCGTCTGGTGCTGCAGGCCATCCAGAACACCGGCGGCCTGACAGGGAAAGTGCGTGCCGACCGCAAGGCCATCCGTGACGCCATGGCCGCCATCCCCGAGTTTCCCGGCATCACGGGCGACATGAAGTTCGACGAGGAAGGCGACCCGATCAAGTGCGCCGTCGTCGTGCAGATCAGTGAGCAGGGTGAATTTGTGTTCACCAAATCCGTTTGTCCGTAA